From Candidatus Methylopumilus planktonicus, a single genomic window includes:
- a CDS encoding YgiQ family radical SAM protein: MQNTTHLTPQAINKYRPYWAKRFGTAHMLPMTRKEMDVLGWDSCDIILVTGDAYIDHPSFGMALIGRLLEDQGFRVGILSQPDWSSAEPFKALGKPNLYFGITAGNMDSMVNRYTADRKIRSDDAYTPGAIAGKRPDRAVLVYTQRCREAYSDVPLVIGSIEASLRRIAHYDYWSDKVRRSVLVDSKADILLYGNAERALIELTHRIADGEKLEDIQDIRGTAFLRKKIPEGWEEVASTHLDRPGKVETHVDPYEMKMGAGTDCETNAKSSEEKLPDGMKAIQIVRKTKADRSMQVVRLPSFEEVVDDPILYAHASRVLHLEANPGNARALIQKHGDREVWLNPPPIPLTTKEMDYVYDLPYARKPHPSYGDAKISAWEMIRFSVNIMRGCFGGCTFCSITEHEGRIIQSRSEESILKEVEEIRDKVDGFTGVISDLGGPTANMYRMACKSEKIEASCRKLSCVYPGICENLNTDHTALIELYRKARNTKGIKKVLIGSGLRYDLAVTSPEYVKELVQHHVGGYLKIAPEHSEENVLSKMMKPGIGSYNKFKEMFDRFSKEVGKEQYLIPYFIAAHPGATDEDMMNLALWLKEHDFKLDQVQTFTPTPMAMATAMYHSGKNPLRKVTKDSEEIPIPRAGGVRRLHKAFIRYHDPKNWPMLREALQRMGRTDLIGDSKKHLIPARQPLSENHSRRMHQFARNKTPTTKIFKRAR, encoded by the coding sequence ATGCAAAACACGACTCATTTAACGCCGCAAGCGATTAATAAATACCGTCCTTATTGGGCGAAGCGCTTTGGTACGGCCCATATGCTCCCTATGACACGTAAGGAAATGGACGTATTAGGCTGGGATAGTTGTGACATTATTTTGGTAACGGGTGACGCATATATTGATCACCCTAGTTTTGGTATGGCTTTAATTGGGCGGTTGCTGGAGGATCAAGGCTTCCGAGTGGGTATTTTATCTCAGCCTGATTGGTCAAGTGCCGAGCCATTTAAGGCGCTAGGAAAACCCAATCTTTATTTTGGTATCACGGCCGGCAATATGGATAGCATGGTGAACCGATATACGGCTGACAGAAAGATTCGTTCAGATGATGCTTATACCCCGGGAGCTATCGCTGGCAAACGCCCTGACCGAGCAGTGCTTGTTTATACTCAACGTTGTCGTGAAGCATATTCTGATGTGCCTTTAGTGATAGGCAGTATTGAAGCAAGTCTTCGTAGAATTGCACATTACGACTACTGGTCTGATAAAGTGCGTCGCTCAGTTCTTGTCGATTCTAAGGCTGATATCTTGTTATATGGTAACGCTGAACGAGCTCTTATTGAACTTACACATCGCATTGCTGATGGCGAAAAGTTAGAAGACATTCAAGATATTCGAGGTACAGCATTCTTACGTAAAAAAATTCCCGAAGGCTGGGAAGAGGTAGCTTCCACACATCTTGATCGTCCCGGAAAAGTTGAAACACATGTCGACCCTTATGAAATGAAAATGGGCGCGGGGACTGATTGTGAAACTAACGCTAAATCGAGTGAAGAAAAATTACCTGACGGCATGAAGGCCATTCAAATAGTTCGAAAAACAAAAGCTGATCGAAGTATGCAAGTCGTTCGCTTACCAAGCTTTGAGGAAGTGGTTGATGATCCTATACTTTATGCACATGCATCGCGTGTACTTCATTTAGAAGCAAATCCAGGAAATGCGCGAGCGCTTATCCAAAAACATGGTGATAGAGAAGTCTGGCTTAATCCCCCTCCTATTCCGCTCACTACAAAAGAAATGGATTATGTATACGACCTTCCTTATGCAAGAAAACCGCATCCTAGCTACGGAGATGCGAAAATTTCTGCATGGGAAATGATTCGCTTCTCAGTCAATATTATGCGCGGGTGTTTTGGTGGGTGCACTTTCTGTTCTATTACAGAACATGAAGGTCGAATTATTCAGAGTCGTTCAGAAGAAAGCATCCTAAAAGAGGTTGAAGAAATTAGAGATAAGGTAGATGGATTTACAGGTGTCATTTCAGACCTCGGGGGACCTACAGCTAATATGTATCGGATGGCTTGTAAGTCAGAAAAAATTGAAGCCTCTTGTCGAAAACTTTCTTGCGTTTATCCAGGCATTTGTGAAAATTTAAATACCGACCATACTGCTCTCATAGAGCTCTATCGAAAAGCAAGAAATACCAAAGGCATTAAAAAAGTACTTATTGGATCAGGCCTTCGTTATGACTTAGCTGTTACCTCGCCTGAATATGTAAAAGAATTAGTGCAGCACCATGTGGGTGGCTATCTAAAAATTGCGCCTGAGCACTCCGAGGAAAATGTGTTATCTAAAATGATGAAGCCAGGTATAGGTTCATATAATAAATTCAAAGAAATGTTTGATCGCTTCTCAAAAGAAGTTGGTAAAGAACAGTACTTAATTCCTTACTTCATTGCAGCGCATCCAGGTGCCACTGATGAAGATATGATGAACTTGGCTTTATGGTTGAAAGAGCACGATTTTAAATTAGACCAGGTACAAACGTTCACACCAACACCGATGGCAATGGCCACAGCTATGTACCACTCAGGCAAAAACCCTTTACGCAAAGTGACGAAAGATAGTGAAGAAATTCCTATTCCTCGAGCAGGTGGTGTGCGAAGACTACATAAAGCATTCATTCGTTACCATGATCCTAAAAATTGGCCAATGTTACGTGAAGCATTACAGCGCATGGGTCGAACTGATTTGATTGGAGATAGCAAAAAACATCTCATCCCTGCAAGACAACCTTTATCTGAAAATCATTCCAGACGAATGCATCAATTTGCTAGAAATAAAACGCCCACAACAAAAATATTCAAACGTGCTCGATAA
- the nrdR gene encoding transcriptional regulator NrdR — protein MKCPFCGTDDTQVVDSRVNDEGNSIRRRRRCSECDKRFTTYESVELTLPQVVKQNGKREDFSRNKLHQSFSRALHKRPVPVEYIEQAIERIIQKVLAYGEKEITARELGENVMHELKKMDKVAYIRFASVYRSFSDVEDFHDVIRDLD, from the coding sequence GTGAAATGCCCATTCTGCGGAACTGATGATACCCAAGTCGTTGACTCAAGAGTTAACGATGAAGGTAATTCAATTCGTCGCCGTCGTCGATGTTCGGAATGTGATAAACGTTTTACAACATACGAATCAGTCGAGCTCACACTTCCTCAAGTGGTAAAACAAAATGGTAAGCGCGAAGACTTTAGTCGAAACAAACTTCACCAATCATTTAGCCGCGCACTTCATAAACGCCCAGTACCTGTTGAATATATAGAGCAAGCCATTGAACGTATCATTCAAAAAGTTTTAGCTTATGGTGAGAAAGAAATCACCGCAAGAGAGTTAGGCGAAAACGTCATGCATGAACTAAAAAAAATGGATAAGGTAGCTTACATTCGGTTCGCATCTGTCTATAGAAGTTTTTCAGATGTCGAAGATTTCCATGATGTTATCCGCGATCTTGATTAA
- the iscX gene encoding Fe-S cluster assembly protein IscX: MHWTDSQRIAEALYDKHPDIDPKTIRFTDLYQWILDLEGFQDDPNKCGEKILEAIQLAWIEESE; this comes from the coding sequence ATGCACTGGACTGATAGTCAAAGAATTGCTGAGGCTTTATATGATAAACATCCCGATATAGACCCCAAGACAATTCGATTTACTGATCTATACCAATGGATCCTAGATCTTGAAGGCTTTCAAGATGATCCTAATAAATGTGGGGAAAAAATTCTAGAGGCTATTCAGCTCGCATGGATTGAAGAGTCAGAATAA
- a CDS encoding TatD family hydrolase, whose protein sequence is MLIDSHCHLDALEFSHEQDAIIKNALHHGVEKIIIPAVNRKSFDDVIELRKKFPNCFYALGFHPMYIHDMKDGDMDTLETYLKTYEPVAVGEIGLDFFVTKDNKILQEEIFVAQLKLAATFNLPVIMHVRHAIDDVLKNLRRFPVRGGIAHAFNGSMQQAEAFIELGFKLGFGGAMTYPRATHIQALAKSLPIESIVLETDAPDIPPSWLGHQGRNTPGELHQIATFFAELRGMNLTSVIETSHQNTLDALPKIVQLCTSAENLH, encoded by the coding sequence ATGCTCATCGATAGCCACTGTCATTTAGATGCATTAGAGTTTAGTCATGAGCAAGATGCGATTATTAAAAATGCGCTTCACCATGGTGTTGAGAAAATTATTATTCCCGCAGTTAACCGAAAAAGTTTTGATGATGTCATCGAGCTTAGAAAAAAATTTCCCAATTGTTTTTATGCGCTAGGTTTTCATCCTATGTATATTCATGACATGAAGGATGGCGATATGGATACGCTAGAAACCTATTTAAAAACATACGAACCAGTTGCAGTAGGTGAGATTGGTTTAGATTTCTTTGTGACTAAAGACAATAAAATACTTCAAGAAGAAATTTTTGTAGCTCAATTAAAATTAGCAGCTACATTTAATTTGCCAGTCATTATGCATGTGAGACATGCGATTGATGATGTGCTTAAAAATTTAAGACGCTTCCCAGTGAGGGGTGGTATCGCCCATGCTTTCAATGGCAGCATGCAACAAGCAGAAGCTTTTATTGAGTTAGGTTTTAAATTAGGCTTTGGTGGTGCAATGACTTATCCCAGGGCAACACATATTCAAGCGCTAGCTAAATCATTACCTATAGAGTCTATTGTGTTAGAGACAGACGCGCCAGATATTCCTCCCTCTTGGTTAGGACATCAAGGAAGAAATACACCCGGAGAATTACATCAGATCGCGACTTTTTTTGCCGAATTACGCGGCATGAATTTAACTTCTGTGATTGAGACGTCGCATCAAAATACGCTCGATGCACTCCCTAAAATAGTGCAGTTATGCACATCTGCTGAGAATTTACATTAA
- a CDS encoding sulfite exporter TauE/SafE family protein, with translation MNFELIDLAISVCLLLGAVLYTSVGHAGASIYIAIMTLFNIPSAVIKPTALVMNIFIASLTSWRFIRKGFFDFKVLLPIAIGAIPFAFLGGYINAPSHIYKSIVGIILLISAISLVTNLSNKIDKKLKKPPFILAMIIGALIGFLAGLTGTGGGIFLSPLILFLGWSTTKTTSGITALFILINSSFGLLGNYSSVQNLPDQLPLFIGATLIGALIGTTLGIKFYTANTIKKTLALVLVIAGFKLLLT, from the coding sequence ATGAACTTTGAATTGATCGATTTAGCGATTAGCGTGTGTTTATTACTAGGCGCAGTCTTATATACATCTGTGGGACATGCGGGCGCTTCAATCTATATTGCGATCATGACATTATTTAATATTCCTAGCGCTGTGATTAAACCCACCGCATTAGTAATGAATATTTTTATTGCCTCATTGACGAGCTGGCGTTTCATAAGAAAAGGTTTTTTTGATTTTAAAGTCTTATTACCTATTGCTATAGGCGCAATACCTTTTGCATTTTTAGGCGGTTACATAAATGCGCCTAGTCATATTTATAAATCTATCGTGGGTATTATTCTTTTAATATCTGCTATTTCTCTTGTTACTAATCTTTCTAATAAAATCGATAAGAAACTTAAGAAACCACCGTTTATTTTGGCAATGATTATTGGCGCTTTAATTGGATTTTTAGCAGGCTTAACTGGAACAGGGGGAGGTATATTTTTATCCCCACTTATTTTATTTTTAGGGTGGAGTACAACTAAGACAACCTCAGGTATCACAGCACTTTTTATTTTAATTAATTCAAGTTTTGGTTTACTTGGAAATTATTCTTCTGTGCAAAATTTACCCGATCAATTGCCACTATTCATAGGGGCTACTTTGATAGGTGCTTTGATTGGTACAACGCTAGGCATAAAATTTTATACAGCTAATACCATTAAAAAAACATTAGCATTAGTTTTAGTGATTGCAGGATTTAAATTGCTACTTACTTGA
- a CDS encoding CTP synthase produces the protein MTKYVFVTGGVVSSLGKGIAAASLGAILESRGIKVTMLKLDPYINVDPGTMSPFQHGEVFVTDDGAETDLDLGHYERFISARMGKKNNFTTGQIYDSVIRKERRGEYLGKTVQVIPHITDEIKLHIKNGSHGADVAIVEVGGTVGDIESLPFLEAIRQIGFEEGRENACYIHLTLLPFISTAGELKTKPTQHSVKELREIGIQPDILICRADRAIPDEERKKIALFTNVAPEAVISSVDSDSIYKIPSLLHQQMIDEIVCHKLNILAKPADLSSWEKITDALKNTKHDIDIAFVGKYVDLTESYKSLTEALIHAGIHTSSKIKIHYLDSEEIEKSGTKPLANMDAILVPGGFGKRGTEGKIKAIQFARENKIPYLGICLGMQLAVIEFARHKAMLKTANSSEFDQDAEHQVIGLITEWKSSEGAIEKRDDSSDLGGTMRLGAQKCPIESGTLAHKIYGSEVNERHRHRYEVNNHYVDQLIKAGLTISARTPFEQLCEIIELPQDQHPWFIGCQFHPEFTSNPRTGHPLFKAYIQAALKYKQSKGSAS, from the coding sequence ATGACCAAATACGTGTTTGTTACTGGCGGTGTCGTTTCTTCCTTAGGTAAAGGTATCGCAGCCGCCAGTCTCGGCGCAATCTTAGAATCACGAGGCATCAAAGTGACGATGCTCAAACTCGATCCTTATATTAACGTTGACCCTGGTACGATGAGTCCATTTCAGCATGGCGAAGTCTTTGTGACAGATGATGGTGCAGAAACAGATCTTGACCTTGGTCATTACGAGCGCTTTATCTCAGCGCGTATGGGCAAGAAAAATAATTTTACGACAGGCCAAATTTACGACAGCGTCATTCGCAAAGAGCGCCGTGGCGAATACTTAGGTAAGACCGTCCAGGTCATCCCACATATAACAGATGAAATAAAATTACACATTAAAAATGGCTCTCATGGTGCCGATGTTGCTATCGTTGAAGTTGGAGGCACGGTTGGTGACATTGAGTCACTCCCTTTTCTAGAGGCTATTCGTCAAATTGGATTTGAAGAAGGTCGTGAAAATGCATGCTACATCCATCTCACTTTACTTCCTTTTATTTCAACAGCGGGCGAATTAAAAACAAAGCCAACCCAACATTCGGTGAAAGAGTTAAGAGAGATCGGTATTCAGCCAGATATTTTAATTTGTAGAGCAGATCGTGCTATTCCTGATGAAGAAAGAAAAAAAATAGCGTTATTTACAAATGTTGCCCCTGAGGCAGTGATCTCATCAGTTGATTCAGATTCGATTTATAAAATACCAAGTTTATTGCATCAGCAAATGATTGATGAAATTGTTTGTCACAAATTAAATATTCTAGCCAAACCTGCAGACCTATCGAGTTGGGAAAAAATTACAGACGCACTTAAAAACACTAAACATGATATTGATATTGCATTCGTGGGTAAATATGTAGACCTCACTGAGTCTTACAAATCTCTCACAGAAGCATTAATACACGCTGGAATCCATACATCATCCAAAATCAAAATTCATTATCTTGATTCAGAAGAAATTGAAAAAAGTGGTACTAAGCCATTAGCCAATATGGATGCGATTTTAGTGCCTGGTGGTTTTGGTAAACGAGGTACTGAAGGTAAAATTAAAGCCATTCAATTTGCACGAGAAAATAAGATTCCATATTTAGGTATTTGTTTGGGTATGCAACTTGCTGTGATTGAATTTGCAAGACATAAAGCTATGCTGAAAACTGCAAACAGTTCCGAATTTGATCAGGATGCCGAACATCAAGTTATTGGATTAATTACGGAATGGAAATCATCAGAAGGTGCGATTGAGAAAAGAGATGATTCATCAGACTTAGGTGGCACAATGAGATTAGGCGCACAGAAGTGTCCAATTGAATCTGGTACTTTAGCGCATAAGATTTATGGATCTGAAGTGAACGAGCGACATCGTCATCGTTACGAAGTAAATAATCATTATGTAGATCAATTGATCAAAGCAGGGCTGACAATTTCTGCAAGAACGCCTTTTGAGCAGCTCTGTGAAATTATAGAATTACCGCAAGATCAGCATCCTTGGTTTATTGGCTGTCAGTTCCATCCAGAGTTTACTTCCAACCCAAGAACAGGCCATCCATTATTCAAAGCCTACATTCAAGCTGCGCTTAAATATAAACAGTCTAAAGGAAGTGCATCATGA
- the kdsA gene encoding 3-deoxy-8-phosphooctulonate synthase — MKLCNFDVGLNHPLFLIAGPCVIESEGMTLDVAGQLKEITAALNIPFIFKSSFDKANRSSNKTFRGFGIDEGLRILSEVKKQIGVPVLTDVHDQFQVEQVASVVDVLQTPAFLCRQTDFINAVATSGKAVNIKKGQFLAPGDMRQVVTKAKEANGGLDNIMVCERGASFGYNTLVSDMRSLSIMRETNCPVVFDATHSVQQPGGQGDKSGGQSEFVPVLARAAVASGIAGIFMETHPNPKEALSDGPNAWPLKKMKALLEVLAEIDRSVKKAGFIEMS, encoded by the coding sequence ATGAAATTATGCAACTTTGATGTAGGATTAAATCACCCATTATTTTTAATTGCTGGACCATGTGTCATCGAGTCTGAGGGGATGACTTTAGATGTGGCAGGTCAATTAAAAGAAATTACTGCAGCACTCAATATCCCGTTTATTTTTAAATCCTCTTTTGATAAGGCTAATCGAAGCTCAAATAAAACCTTTAGAGGTTTTGGTATTGATGAGGGTTTAAGAATTTTATCTGAAGTGAAAAAACAAATTGGTGTGCCAGTTTTAACGGATGTGCATGATCAATTTCAGGTTGAGCAAGTTGCAAGTGTTGTGGACGTTCTCCAAACACCCGCCTTTTTATGCCGACAAACAGATTTTATTAATGCTGTTGCAACTTCAGGTAAGGCTGTAAATATCAAGAAAGGCCAATTCTTAGCGCCCGGTGATATGAGACAAGTAGTCACAAAAGCCAAAGAAGCTAATGGCGGCCTAGATAATATTATGGTTTGTGAGCGAGGCGCATCTTTTGGTTACAACACGCTTGTCTCAGATATGAGAAGTTTATCTATTATGCGAGAAACAAATTGCCCAGTCGTTTTTGATGCAACGCATTCAGTGCAGCAACCTGGAGGGCAGGGGGATAAAAGCGGTGGTCAAAGTGAATTTGTCCCTGTCTTGGCAAGAGCTGCTGTAGCAAGCGGTATTGCAGGAATTTTTATGGAAACACACCCGAATCCAAAAGAAGCACTATCTGATGGTCCTAATGCGTGGCCACTTAAAAAAATGAAAGCGCTGCTTGAAGTATTAGCTGAGATTGATAGATCAGTTAAAAAAGCAGGCTTTATTGAAATGTCTTAA
- the glyA gene encoding serine hydroxymethyltransferase, translated as MFSKAEKLSIVDPEIALQVTHEVKRQEDHIELIASENYTSPAVMEAQGSQLTNKYAEGYVGKRFYGGCEFVDNVEQIAIDRLKKLYGAEYVNVQPHSGSQANQAVYFSILKPGDTVMGMSLGDGGHLTHGSPANLSGKLFNIVAYGLNANEEIDYDAMEKLAIESKPKLLIGGASAYALRFDWERMSQIAKKVGAYFMVDMAHYSGLIAAGVYPSPVPFADFVTSTTHKTLRGPRGGIILAKAEFEKSINSFVFPGIQGGPLMHVIAAKAVAFLEALKPEFKVYQTQVVKNAQTMAESLSKRGVRIISGRTESHVFLVDLRPKGLTGKAADILLGQAHITVNKNSIPNDPESPFVTSGIRIGSPAITTRGFKEKEADMVAHMIADILDNPASEKVIHEIKAKVVALTAQFPVYGS; from the coding sequence ATGTTTAGCAAAGCTGAAAAATTAAGTATTGTGGACCCAGAAATTGCACTTCAAGTCACTCATGAAGTGAAGCGACAAGAAGATCATATTGAGCTCATTGCTTCGGAAAACTATACAAGTCCTGCTGTGATGGAAGCTCAAGGTTCACAACTCACAAATAAATACGCTGAAGGATATGTTGGTAAGCGCTTCTATGGCGGGTGCGAATTCGTAGATAACGTCGAACAAATCGCGATCGATCGTCTAAAGAAATTATATGGCGCAGAATATGTCAATGTTCAGCCCCATTCAGGTAGCCAAGCTAATCAGGCTGTTTATTTCTCAATACTTAAGCCTGGCGATACTGTGATGGGTATGAGCCTAGGAGATGGTGGGCACTTGACGCATGGTTCCCCTGCAAACTTATCAGGCAAACTTTTTAATATCGTTGCTTATGGCCTTAATGCAAATGAGGAGATAGATTACGATGCCATGGAAAAGCTCGCGATTGAATCAAAACCTAAACTCCTTATTGGTGGCGCTTCAGCTTATGCTTTGCGTTTTGATTGGGAGCGTATGTCGCAGATTGCGAAAAAAGTGGGTGCCTATTTTATGGTAGATATGGCGCACTACTCAGGACTTATTGCTGCAGGTGTTTATCCTAGCCCAGTTCCTTTTGCAGATTTTGTTACATCCACCACACATAAAACTTTAAGAGGTCCTCGTGGCGGTATTATTCTAGCGAAAGCTGAATTTGAAAAAAGCATTAATAGTTTTGTGTTCCCTGGTATTCAAGGCGGACCTTTGATGCATGTGATTGCAGCTAAGGCAGTGGCTTTCCTAGAAGCATTAAAACCAGAATTTAAAGTGTATCAAACACAAGTGGTTAAAAATGCACAAACGATGGCCGAGTCATTAAGTAAACGTGGTGTGCGTATTATTTCTGGCCGCACTGAGTCACATGTCTTTTTAGTTGATTTAAGACCTAAAGGTTTAACCGGAAAAGCCGCAGATATTCTTTTGGGACAAGCTCATATCACGGTCAATAAAAATTCAATTCCTAATGATCCAGAAAGTCCTTTTGTGACTTCAGGGATTCGTATTGGATCCCCAGCCATTACGACACGTGGTTTTAAAGAAAAAGAAGCCGACATGGTAGCGCATATGATTGCAGATATCCTTGACAATCCTGCTAGTGAAAAAGTCATTCACGAGATCAAAGCCAAGGTGGTTGCTTTAACGGCTCAATTTCCAGTTTATGGGTCTTAA
- a CDS encoding phosphomannomutase/phosphoglucomutase, which translates to MASLPKEIFKAYDIRGIVGKSLTPEFVEIIGRAIGSEAIDRKQKDICIGFDGRLSGPELSNALIQGMLKTGINVINLGMVTTPMVYFSTFFLNTQSGVMVTGSHNPPDYNGLKMVLGGDTLSTEAIQKLYTRIENENFYEGHGLEKKYDIANDYIEAIKNHIYLKRPMKIVIDCGNGVAGAFARQIYESVGCSVEELFCDVDGTFPNHHPDPSEPHNLNDVITHLKKSDAELGFAFDGDADRLGVVTKDGQIIYPDRQLLLFAEDVLSRNPNATIIFDVKSTRNLFQWIKDKGGKPLMWKTGHSLIKAKMKEENAALAGEMSGHTFFKERWYGFDDGIYAGVRLLEILSRFDNPSEILNNLPNSISTPELQIKMNEGEPHALIKKLQTEAKFDNALEIIKVDGLRVEYQDGFGLMRASNTTPVIVLRFEAENKIALERIQQAFKKVLFKASPESKLPF; encoded by the coding sequence ATGGCATCACTTCCCAAAGAGATTTTTAAAGCCTATGACATTCGTGGCATTGTGGGTAAAAGCCTTACGCCTGAATTTGTAGAGATCATTGGTCGTGCAATTGGAAGTGAAGCGATTGATCGCAAACAAAAAGACATCTGTATTGGTTTTGATGGAAGACTTTCAGGCCCTGAACTATCGAACGCACTTATTCAAGGCATGCTTAAAACAGGTATCAATGTGATTAATCTTGGCATGGTAACAACACCTATGGTTTATTTCTCTACATTCTTCCTTAACACCCAATCCGGCGTTATGGTGACAGGAAGTCATAACCCGCCTGATTACAATGGCTTAAAAATGGTTCTAGGGGGAGACACCTTGTCAACAGAAGCCATTCAAAAACTCTATACCCGCATAGAAAATGAAAACTTTTATGAAGGCCATGGCTTAGAAAAGAAATATGACATTGCTAACGACTATATTGAAGCTATTAAAAATCATATTTATTTAAAACGTCCCATGAAAATTGTCATTGATTGTGGCAATGGTGTGGCAGGCGCTTTCGCTAGACAAATTTATGAGAGCGTTGGTTGCTCTGTAGAAGAATTATTCTGTGATGTGGATGGCACATTTCCTAACCACCACCCTGACCCCTCTGAGCCACACAACTTAAATGATGTGATAACGCACCTTAAAAAAAGTGATGCTGAATTAGGTTTTGCATTTGATGGAGATGCTGATCGCCTAGGTGTCGTCACAAAAGATGGTCAAATCATTTATCCCGATCGACAACTTTTATTATTCGCAGAAGATGTATTAAGTCGAAATCCAAATGCCACAATTATTTTTGATGTGAAATCAACACGTAATTTATTTCAGTGGATTAAAGACAAAGGTGGCAAGCCTTTGATGTGGAAAACAGGGCACTCACTTATTAAAGCAAAAATGAAAGAGGAAAATGCAGCGCTCGCTGGTGAAATGAGCGGTCATACCTTTTTTAAAGAGCGCTGGTATGGTTTTGATGATGGCATTTATGCTGGCGTTCGACTTCTAGAAATTTTAAGTCGCTTTGATAATCCATCTGAAATTTTAAATAATCTACCGAACAGTATTAGCACACCCGAACTTCAAATTAAAATGAATGAGGGTGAGCCTCACGCTTTAATTAAAAAATTACAAACAGAAGCAAAGTTTGATAATGCACTAGAAATTATTAAAGTTGATGGTTTGCGAGTTGAATATCAAGATGGCTTTGGTTTAATGCGCGCATCCAATACAACACCTGTAATTGTCTTGAGATTTGAAGCTGAAAATAAAATTGCACTTGAAAGAATTCAGCAAGCATTTAAAAAAGTACTTTTTAAAGCATCTCCAGAATCAAAATTACCTTTCTAG
- the ribD gene encoding bifunctional diaminohydroxyphosphoribosylaminopyrimidine deaminase/5-amino-6-(5-phosphoribosylamino)uracil reductase RibD, whose protein sequence is MNSHSPQFFMSEALRLAEKALFTTSPNPRVGCVIVQDNEIVGRGFHEKAGESHAEVIALKEAGSQSEGSDVYVTLEPCSHKGKTPPCVDALIKAKVKKVFIAMQDPNPIVSGQGIQKLKDAHIEVELGVMEAQAQSLNMGFISRMTKQLPYVRAKLAVSLDGKTALYNGKSQWITGDAARADVQYWRASSCAIITGIGTVVHDNPKLSVRLYEHARQPLRVVVDSELNIPLEADILHEKPLLIAYANDKQKKLPQLKALGVECIQLDDSGKVDLTSLLKELAKREVNEVWIEAGEGLNGAFLKANLIDELMIYYAPVILGSEAKGMFTLPAYENLENKITTTLLDHRWVGQDLRMRFKLK, encoded by the coding sequence ATGAATTCACATTCACCTCAATTTTTCATGAGTGAAGCTTTGAGGCTTGCAGAAAAAGCTTTATTCACCACATCGCCCAATCCAAGAGTTGGTTGTGTGATCGTGCAAGATAATGAAATTGTAGGTCGCGGTTTTCACGAGAAGGCAGGGGAGTCGCATGCTGAAGTGATTGCATTAAAAGAAGCGGGCAGTCAGTCAGAAGGCAGTGATGTATATGTCACATTAGAACCTTGTTCGCATAAAGGTAAAACGCCACCATGTGTAGATGCATTAATTAAAGCTAAAGTTAAAAAAGTATTTATTGCGATGCAAGATCCTAATCCCATAGTTTCAGGCCAAGGCATTCAAAAATTAAAAGATGCTCACATTGAAGTTGAGTTAGGTGTGATGGAAGCCCAGGCTCAATCATTAAATATGGGTTTTATTTCTCGCATGACAAAGCAATTACCTTATGTAAGAGCGAAGCTTGCAGTGTCCTTAGATGGCAAGACTGCACTTTATAACGGTAAGAGTCAGTGGATTACGGGCGATGCAGCGAGAGCAGATGTTCAATACTGGCGAGCTTCTTCCTGTGCAATTATTACAGGGATTGGCACTGTGGTGCATGACAATCCAAAACTCTCCGTGCGGCTTTATGAGCATGCACGTCAACCTTTGCGCGTGGTTGTAGATTCGGAATTAAACATTCCTCTAGAGGCAGACATACTCCATGAAAAACCTTTACTTATCGCTTATGCAAATGATAAACAAAAAAAATTACCACAATTAAAAGCCTTAGGCGTTGAATGTATTCAATTGGATGATAGTGGTAAAGTTGATTTGACATCACTGCTTAAAGAGCTTGCAAAAAGAGAAGTGAATGAAGTTTGGATTGAAGCGGGTGAAGGTCTTAATGGAGCGTTCTTAAAAGCTAATTTAATTGACGAACTCATGATTTATTATGCGCCTGTAATTTTAGGTTCAGAAGCTAAGGGTATGTTTACGCTCCCTGCTTATGAAAATTTAGAAAATAAGATTACGACAACACTTTTAGATCACCGCTGGGTTGGTCAAGATTTAAGAATGCGATTTAAATTAAAGTAA